The following DNA comes from Verrucomicrobiia bacterium.
TACGCTTCAAGCGCATTTGGAATCTTTGAAACGAAAGGAGGCTGTGATTCAGGTGAATGATGCGGCTGTCGAGGTGGCTCAACAACAATATAAGGCGGGAAATGTTCCTGACCTTGAGCTTTATCAGCAACAAGCTGCGGCTTCTCAAGCGCAACTTGATTTAGTACAGGCGCAAACGCAAATCCGATCGGATCGTGAAAAACTGAATCGTATTATGGGTTTATGGGGAAAGGAAACGGATTGGGAAATCGCTGATTCTTTACCGACTTTGCCTAAAAAAGAGTTTTCATTGAAAAATCTTGAGGAGTTAGGTTTGAATCAGCGATTGGACTTGGCAGCTGCGCGTAACCAAAGTTTAGCAGTTGTTAAAGCGTTACAATTAAAGAAATTTTCTCGTTATTTTCCCGGGGCAACGATTGGTGTGAGCGCGGAACGCGATACGGATCGACAAACGGTGATCGGGCCGAGTCTTTCTTTGGAGTTGCCTATTTTTGATCAAGGTCAACCGGCCCTTGCGAAACTCGCGGCTCAATATCGTCAAGCGCAACGAAATTTTGAAGCGTTAGCGATTAATATTCGTTCGGAAGTTCGCGAAGCGCGCGATGTTTTGGTTGCCGCACGTCGCGCGGTAGCGTTTTATGAAGAGACGTTATTGCCGCAACATCAAAAAATTTTGCGTGAAACACTTTTGCAATACAATGCTATGCAAAAAAGTAATTATGATTTGCTTGCCGCTAAAGAAAAAGAGCAAATGGCTCAACAAGGTTATATTGACGCTTTGCTAAGCTATTGGATGGCTCGGGTGGAGTTGGAGCGGGTGGTTGGGGGCCGTTTAACGGATGATGAAATAGTTTTATCGAAACCTGTTCCAGCAACGTCTCATAATGTAGCACCTCAAAACCATCAGCATCATTAAAATTATGATTAATCGTCGAAAATTTCTAACTGCTGCTGCCGCCGCTTCAGGAGCGGCTTTGGTTGGCAAGTTGATGCCTACAGCGCGAGCCATTGGCGCTTCTTCAGAAAAAATCGTTCCCGTTAGCACGGGTAAAACGGAATCGTTTAACCCGCCATCGGGTTGGAAGGGATATAAACCCGTTATTACTCCTAATGGATTAACGTTGCCATGGAAAATGGTGGGTGGGGTAAAAGTTTTTCATTTGATTGCTGAGCCGGTTACACATGAGTTTGCGTCGGGTTTAGTGGCTGAATGTTGGGGATATAATGGTCGAGTGCACGGTCCCACGATTGAGGCCGTAGAAGGAGATCGGGTGAGAATTTATGTGACGAATCGACTTTATTCCCCAACGACGGTGCATTGGCATGGTGTGCTTTTACCGAGTGGGATGGATGGAGTGGGAGGATTGAGTCAAGCCGCGATTCAACCGGGCGAGACGTTTCAATATGAATTTATTTTAAAACAGCATGGCACATTGATGTATCACTCGCACCATGACGAGATGACTCAAATGCAGTTAGGCATGATGGGACTTTTTGTGATTCATCCTAAAAATGCTTCGGACAATCCGCCCGATCGTGATTATGCCATTATGTTAAGCGAGTGGAAAGTAGAAGTGGGCGCGCGTCGGCCTGATCCCAATGAGATGACTGATTTTAATATTTTTACCATGAACGCACGCAGTTTTCCTGGAACGCAACCGCTACTAGCTAAGGTAGGGGATCGCGTGCGAATTCGTTTGGGTAATTTAAGTTCTATGTCGCATCATGCAATTCATCTGCATGGTTACCATTTTAAAGTGGTTGAAACGGATGGTGGTGAAATTCCTAAAGAGGGACAATGGCCCGAAACTACGACGATTGTGCCTACAGGGAGCACACGCACGATTGAATTTACTGCTTATGAGCCGGGCGATTGGGCGATGCATTGTCACATGTTGCATCATATCATGAATCAGATGGGTCACCAATTTGGCAATGTGATTGGCGTTAACACTAAAGAGTTAAATCAGAAAATTCGTCCTCTCATCCCCGGTTACATGGTCATGGGACAACATGGGATGGGAGATATGGGCGAAATGCATATGACGGTGCCACCGAATTCTATACCGATGGTTGGCGGGCAAGGTCAGTATGATTATATTACTATGGGCGGGATGTTTACGATTCTTAAAGTGCGCGAAGAGTTGCCGGAGGACGGTTCTGATCCAGGTTGGTATGAAAGCCCGCCCGGCACTTTGGCTCAGGTTGCTGCAGAGGAAGATTTAAAACGCGACGGTATTGAGTTGTCTAAAGATTCCTCACAAGCCAATGCCTTGCTTTTTAATGAAGAGAACTTGTGCGGAGTGATTCCTTCAGCATCGAAAATTGTTACTGCTCGCGTTAAAACTCATTAATGCATTATAGTTTTAATAACATTTTACCTAATTTTTACTAACACGGATCTGGCTCTGGGATATTTATTTTTCGATGCTATGCAGCCACCAACGCGTACGTGTGCTTTTCGCTTTGCCAAAACTACGTTGGAAATAGACGCGCAAGAGTGTGCCGTCTTTGGTTTGCAATCGATAACTGTGTTTTCTTAAGTATCGTTCGCCACTACCATGTTTACAATCGCCATATTCTTTCCATTGTGCAACTACTTTGGTGATGATGAATTTTTCATCACGCCAAATAAATTTTTTCGGAAGTCCAGGTTCCCCATAAGCCATGCGTCGAGGATCCAAGCTTTCTTGATCTGGCAGGATAGGTTCGCTGATGAAAGTGCGAGTCATTCGAGATTTAACTCTTTTTTACTGTGTTGTTTTTTGAAACTTCAAGAAATGGGTAATCGACATAGCCTTGAGGGCCTGAAGCGTAGAAAGTCTCAGGAGTGGGTTCATTCAAGGAGGCGTCTTGAGCAAATCTTTGAGGAAGATCGGGATTAGCAATAAATAGTTTACCAAATGCAATGGCGTCAGCTTCACCAGTTTGAAGTACTTGCTCGGCAGTTTTTTGAGTGAAATTTTCGTTGGCAATATAAATTCCACCAAAAGCTTTTTTTATTTCAGGGCCGATACGATTAGGGCCTAGAGACTCACGAACACATAGGAAAGCAAGTTTGCGTTGACCAAGTTGATGTGCAAGGTAAGTGAAAATTTCTTTCGGGTTGGAATCATGCATATCGTGCGTATCCCCTCGTGGAGAAAGATGGTAACCCACACGGTCGGAACCCCAAATTTTTATGACGGCATCGGCCACTTCTAGCATCAGTCGAGTACGATTTTCTAAAGAGCCTCCATATTGGTCAGTGCGATGGTTGGTTCCATCTTGTAGAAACTGGTCCAAGAGATAACCGTTGGCGCCATGAATTTCGACTCCATCAAAACCAGATTCTTTGGCATTGAGAGCGCCTTGGCGGTAAGCTTCGATGACGCTCGAAATTTCGCTCGTTTCTAAAGCTCGCGGTGCAACAAAAGGTTTTTGAGGTCGCACTAAACTCACGTGGCCCTTGGCTGGAATAGCACTTGGAGCAACGGGAAGTTTGCCATTGAGATACATTGGATCAGAAATACGTCCAACATGCCAAAGTTGTAACAACATTTTTCCACCGCTCTCATGAACGGATTTGGTAATGGTTTTCCACCCCTCAATCTGTTCTTTGGACCAAATCCCTGGTGTGTTGGGATATCCAACTCCCATGGGAGAAACTGCCGTGGCTTCTGAAAAAATCAAACCGGCGGAAGCGCGTTGAGTGTAGTACTTTTTCATGAGCTCGTTGGGCACGCGACCTTCACTGGCTCGACAACGGGTGAGGGGCGCCATGAAAATGCGATTGGGCAGGGATAAAGCGCCGATTTGAATAGAATCAAAAAGAGAAGTCATATTTTAAGTTTTGAAAATAAAAACGTATATCAAACTAACATGCACTTTAATTAGTAACAATAATTAATCTTTTGCACTTTTTTTAAAAAAATTCGTGTTCGCGATAATAGAAAGAGGGGGTTAGTTTAATATAGCCCAACGTAATTTAGCTGAAGTAGCACGCGGGTTGGAATGACATTCTTCAGCATTTGGCCGAATGACATCTTGAGCTATTTCACGATAAATTCCTTGTTGTAGACCTTCTTTAAAAGTTTTTTTGACGCGTCGATCTTCGCCGGAGTGAAAGGTTAAAATGGCAACGCGTCCTTCGGGATTCAGGCAAAAAGGGAGTTGTCTTAAGAAGGCTTCTAATGCGGAAAATTCGCCATTAACGGCAATGCGTAGTGCTTGGAAAACGCGTCGAACAGTTTGATCTTTTTCTTGAGATTCTAAACGGGGTAGTGTGTTGTGAATCGCTTTGACTAAAGTTGAAGTCGTAAAGAAGGTTTTTCCGGCTAAAGCAGATGCTAAAATTTCTGCATTGGGTTCATCAGCATTTTCTATGAGCAAAGTTTTTAAAGAGTCAGAAGTTATTTTTTCTAAAAAAATGGAAGCAGGTTGACCTTTTTGTGGATTCATTCGCATGTCCAACGGCCCTTCTAATTTTACGGAAAATCCTCGAGAGGGATTATCGAGTTGCATGGAAGAAACGCCAAGGTCAGCCAAAATGATATCGGCCTTATGCCATTGTAATTTAGCTAAAGCTTTGGTGATTCCAGCAAAGTTAATGTGAAAAATTACAAAATTGCCTTCATTAAATCCTAATTTACGCAATCGTGTTTCAGTTTTATTTAGTTCGATAGAGTCAACATCCATTCCCAGTAATCTGCCATTGGGCTGTAGGCGAGCTAGAATTTCTTGAGCGTGTCCACCATAACCGAGAGTGCAATCGACCGCGGTTTCGCCTGGTTGTGGAGACAAGATTTCTAGAATTTCTTGGACCATGATGGGTCGATGCATGCCTACAGGCGTTTTTCCTGAAGCGATAACTTTTGCGAGTGTTTCTTGATAACGCTCAGGTTGATGCTCTTTATACTTTTCCTCAAATCGTCTCGGATTTTTGCCAGAATAACGAGGGCGACGTTTTCTTAACATGAACAAAAGTGTGATTAGCTAAATTTTGCGTTTTTTAATAATAAATACGATTGTCGGCCATACGAAAAAAATTACTAACGACCATAATAAAATAGATTTATCTAACCCTTTTAGAAAGTTCAAATTGTCTGAATGATCGCTAAGCCATGCTATAAGTAAATAACCTAACATACTTGCCAATATACCTATCATATGTGGAAAAATGGGTAGAGTATTTAATTTAACCTTCATGCGTTTTGATTTAACCCAAGCATAGAAAAAACAAATAATAAGTACAATTAATAGAATTATACTTAAAGCCACCGATGAGATAAGAGCGTCAAATCCAGCAAAACTAATGTCACTCATAATTTATTTTTAAATAGGAATCGTTGAAACCTTTTCGACGGGATATTCGTTGTCTTTGCTTTCATTCATATCTTGGCGATAAACTTCAAGTTGGTTAGAATGTCTCATTACGAAAAGAAGATTTCCAAAACCCGCATGCCAAGATTTAGCAGCTATTAAAGTATTAGAAGGAAGGCCGTAATCTGAAAATTCTTTAGGATCAAGTTCTCGATAGTAACCCTTAGCGCGTGAAATAATTTGATAGCTTTCTCCGTTTACATTAAGAGTGACATTGCCTTTAGGTTCATCTCTATTTTCAGTTTGAGAGTTGTAAGCACAAGAGCCGCGAAACTCCCAAGTCATTTGTGAAGCATTGCCACCTCCCCTATTTGAGGCACATCCGCAAAGTAACATTGTTATAAATAAAAAATAAGATTTCATGAAAAAAAGTATGAACTTTACTGATTAAGTTCAATTCGAAGTTTGAAATTTTTAATGAATTTTAAATTATAAGCCTAAAAAACTTACTGCGAAATTTTCTAAAATTTCTGCGATGCGGCGGGTAAAGCGAGCGCCATCGGCGCCGTCGACGATGCGGTGATCGTAAGTGACGCAGAGTGGACACATCAAACGAGGTTTAAAGGTTGTGCCATCCCAGATGGGTTGGATTTGGCCTCGCGAGATGCCCAAAATAGCGGCTTGAGGAGGATTGACTAACGGAGTGAAATGGTTACCGCCAATACCGCCTAAATTGGAAATGGTAAAGGTGGCACCTTGCATTTCGTTAGCGGTTACTTTGCGGTCGCGAGCTTTTTGGGCAAGAGTTGCAATTTCTAAAGAGATTTCTTTGATTGATTTTTTATCCGCATCACGAATCACGGGCACTAATAAACCGTTTTCCGTGTCGACTGCAACGCCGATGTGATAATATTTTTTTTGAATTAAAAGACCCTTCGTTAAATCGATCGAAGTATTAAATTGTGGAAATTCTTGTAATGCTTGTGCAGCAGCTTTGATGGCAAAAGAAGTAACCGAGAGGACGCCACCTTGTTGTTTAATCTGTGGGGCAAATTTTTTACGAATGAGGTCGAGCTCTGTAATGTCAGCTTGATCGGAATGAGTGACCATAGGAATGGACCAGGACCAGGCCATTTGATCGGCAATTTTTTTACGCAACGAGGTGAGAGGTTTTTCTTCAATGGGTCCCCATTGCGAAAAATCGGGTAAAGGTTGTGTCAGTTTTACACCGCCTTCACGAACAAAGGTTTTAACATCTTCTTGAGTGATGCGTTCGCCCTGGCCAGAAACTTGAGCTAAGTTGACTCCTAATTCTCTTGCAAATCGGCGTGTAGCCGGTGCGGCGTAGACTTTATCGCCATCGGTTGTGGAAGAAGGAATGACAGTTTTTTCTGAAAATTCTTTGTTTGCCGGTTGTTCGCTTTTTGTTTTTTGTGGTGTTTCGGGAATTTCAGTTTCGTGTGATTTTTCTGCTATGGTCGCCTGTATTTCTAAAAGCAAAGAGCCTACTTTGACTTTGTCTCCTTCTTTTATAAGGACTTTAGTGATTTTGCCTTGAGCTGGAGAAGGAATTTCTGCGACAGCTTTATCGGTTTCAATTTCTAAAAGAGTTTGATCCTTGTCCACGGAATCACCAGTTTTGACAAGAACTTTAACAATTTCCCCACCTTCAATGCCTTCCCCTAAACTCGGAAGTTTAACTTCTTGTAATTGAGTTTTTGTGGCCGATGATTTTTTAGCTTCTTCTTTCTTTTTCTCTTCTTTTTTCGATTCTTCTTTTGGTGGGGTTGCCACTTTCTTTTCTGGCTCTTTTTCTTTTTCGTTGGGATCCATTTCTAATAAAGGACTCCCAACTTTAATTTTATCTCCGGATTTTACTAAAATTTTAGTTACTTTTCCTGATTTTGCTGAGGGCACTTCAGCCACGGCCTTATCCGTTTCAACTTCAAGAAGAGTTTGGTTTTGTTCTACGTGATCGCCTTCTTTCACTAAAACTTTGACAACATCGCCACTTTCGATGCCTTCGCCTAAATCGGGGAGTAAAACGGGTTCTGACATAACTAAGCAAAAAGGGAGAAAGGTTTTTTAGGATCAACACCTAAATCTTTGATGGCTTTGGCAACGATTTCGGGTTTGATTTCACCGCGTTGCGCTAACGCATGAAGAGTGGCGATAGTAATGCATTCGGCATCGATTTCAAAGTGGCGACGCAGATTTTTTCTGGATTCGCTGCGACCAAACCCATCTGTGCCCAAAGTAGTTAAGCCACCTGGAACCCAAGACGCGATTTGATCGGGAACCAATCGCATATAATCAGAGGCTGCTATCACAGGGCCTTTTTCTTTTTCTAAAAGTTCCGTGACGTAAGGTTTTTTAGGTTTTTGGGTGGGGTTAAGCATGTTCCATCGTGTGACCTCCATCGCATCGTAACGCAGTTGTTTGTAACTTGTCGCGCTCCAAATATCAGCGGAAACTCCGTAACGCTCCGCTAAAATGGTTTGAGCATCTAGAGCGCAATTAATAATCGTAGCGCTGCCTAAGATTTGTGCCTGCAGTTTTTTATTCTTTGGACCGGCCTTAAATTTATAAAGACCTTTTAAGATGCCTTCTTCCACGCCCTTGGGCATGGGAGCCATGGCATAATCTTCATTTTGCAAAGTTAGATAGTAGAAAATATCTTCGCCTTTTTCATACATGCGCTTGAGACCATTTTGGATGATGACAGCGATTTCGTAAGCAAACGCAGGGTCGTAAGCCATCACGTTGGGCACGGTGGCGGCAAGAATATGGCTATGACCATCTTCGTGTTGCAAACCTTCACCATTTAGTGTTGTGCGACCTGCTGTGGCGCCTAATAAAAATCCTTTTGTGCGCGAATCGGCTGCGGCCCAAATCAAATCGCCAATGCGTTGAAATCCAAACATGGAGTAAAAAATGAAGAAGGGAATCATGTTTACGCCGTGCACGGAGTAAGAAGTGCCCGCGGCAATGAAGGAAGAAATGGCGCCTGCTTCGCTAATGCCTTCTTCCAGAATTTGTCCGTTCTTGGCTTCTTTGTAAGGCATGAGTGATCCGGCATCAACGGGATCGTAGAGTTGGCCCAAGCAGGAATAAATGCCATACTTTCTAAACATACCCTCCATACCAAACGTGCGTGCTTCATCGGGAATAATCGGCACGATAAATTTGCCGATTTCTGGATGATTCATGAGTTTGGCTAAAATATCGCGAAATGATCGTGTGGTTGAGCTGGCTTTGTCTTTAGGAGTTCCTTCGAAAAATTCTTTAAATTCAGAAAGTTTTGGTGCGCTAAATTTAGGTGTTTTAGTATTGCGATGAGGCAAGTAACCCCCCAAAGCTTCGCGCTGTTGACGTAAATATTTAAGTTCGGGGCTATCATCAGAAGGTTTATAAAATTTGGCTTGTAGCGCTTCTTCATCATTAAGTGAGATGCCAAAACGCGTTCGGAAATGAAGCAAGGCAGGCTCTTGCAGTTTTTTCTGTTGATGCGCAACATTAACACCTTCGCCATATTCGCCGAGGCCGTAGCCTTTGATTGTTTTCACTAGAATGACAGTGGGTTGACCTTTATGATGAATAGCAGCGTGATAAGCGGCATACATTTTAATGGGATCATGTCCACCGCGACGAATGCGTTGCACTTGTTCATCAGATAGACGCTCGGCGATTTCCAATGTTTCCGGATAAGCGCCAAAAAAATGTTTGCGAACATATTCGCCAGAGCTCACAGAATATTTTTGGTATTGGCCATCGACGACTTCCATCATGCGTTTAAGCAACAATCCTTTGGTGTCAGCTGCTAAAAGCGCATCCCATTCTGAGCCCCAAATGACTTTGATGACATTCCAACCCGCACCTCGAAAAGCGGCTTCTAATTCTTGAATAATTTTCCCGTTGCCGCGCACGGGGCCATCGAGCCGTTGCAAATTGCAGTTCACAACCCAAGTAAGGTTATCGAGATTTTCTCTAGCAGCTAGAGTGATTGAGCCCAAGGATTCTGGTTCATCACATTCGCCATCGCCTAAAAAGGCCCAAATGCGATTGTTCGAAGTGTCTTTGATACCGCGATGATGCAAGTAGCGATTAAAACGGGCATGATAAATGGACATGATGGGGCCTAACCCCATTGAAACTGTGGGAAATTGCCAAAAATCAGGCATTAACCAAGGGTGGGGATAAGAAGATAAGCCGCCACCTTTACCCATTTCACGACGAAAGTTTTCAAGTTGTTGTTCTGTAATGCGGCCTTCCAAAAAAGCGCGCGCATAGATGCCAGGCGAAGCATGGCCTTGAAAATAAACGTGATCACCGCCACCTTCTGCTCGCGGTCCTTTGAAAAAATGATTGAACCCGACCTCCAATATAGTGGCTGAAGAGGCGTAAGTTGAAATATGGCCGCCAATGCCGTCCTCTTCTTTATTGGCACGAACGACCATTGCCATGGCGTTCCAGCGCACCAAACTTTTGATGCGACGCTCCATTTCCCAGTCACCCGGTTTGGCGGGTTCTTTTTCGGGCGGAATAGTGTTGCAATAAGGCGTGGTTTGTTGAGATGGCATTTCTACGCCAGTGCGACGAGCTTTGGCTTCCAATTGATCCAATAGCCAAAGCGCGCGTTCTGGCCCTTTTTCGTGTAACACATAATCTAGTGAATCGATCCATTCCTGTGTTTCCTGGGGATCGTAATCGTGTGTTCCGTTTTTATTTTTTTGTGCCATGGCTGTATCCTATTTTTGGGGCGTTTTATTAATACAAGAAAAATAAAATTCTGCTAGTGCCTTTTCAGAAAAAAATAAGCCATTTAATTTATGCGTTTTACATTGACTTGAACCGTCAGGTTCAAGGATTGAGAGCCTTGATAAGTGCCGCGGAAAGGGGGCACATCGGAATAATCGCGGCCTATTGCTAGCACGATATGTCGATTTTCGGTAAAAATCCCATTGGTAGGATCATAGCCTCTCCAGGTTTGGTCAGGCATGAGAACTTCCACCCAGGCGTGACTGGCTTCCGCGCCTACGAGTTCAGGTTGGTTCGCGGAGCTGCTACTTTCAATATAGCCACTGACATAGCGAGTGGGAATTTGTGCTGTTCTCAAAACAGCGAGCATAAAATGGGCAAAGTCTTGGCAGACTCCTTGTTTCGTTTTTGCGATTTGAATAGCAGGTGTTTCAACGGTTGTTGTGCCAGATTCATAGTGAAAATGCTCGTTAATAAAGCGAGTGAAATCGAAGAGAGCTTCGCCTAAGGGTTTGGGGGCAGGAAACCATTTTGAAATAAATCGTTCAAAGGGTTTTCCCAATGGAACTAAAAGAGTGGAAGCCAAAAAATCAAAGTAATCGGGCGTGAGGCTTTGATAAAGTTGTTGAGCGGATTGGATAGAAAGGGGCTCTGAGTGATAAGGTTGGGCTGCAATTTCTACTTCGCATTGGGAAAGAATTTTCATTTCTTCATGGCGTGATGCTAAAGAAAAAAACTCAACCTGATTACCGTAGTGGTCGAGATAAGAATTGACTTGGGTTTCAGGATAGATGGTTAGGATGCGTTGTTTTAATTTTTGATGAGGCGTTGCTAGAGGAGCGAGGCGAAGCTCGGCAAAAGATTCCATCACGGGACCGGAATAATGGTAGTGAGTCAAGTGTTCGATGCGAAACTGGTTCATGAAGTGAAAGAAGCGTTAAAAGTGTGAGTTTCGCCAAAAGGTTGATGTTGAAAAAAGGTGTCAGAAATTAAATTATGTAATTCACTGGCTCGATGGAAAATGTTTTCCAATAAGGAATTTAATGTTTCCAACTGAATTAATTCGGTCAGTTGATTGGAGAGTTGAGTTACGATTTGTTCGCCAGGTTCGAAATTTTGAATTTGTCGCGTGAAAAAGTCGGTGAGTCGACGCAAGCAAAAATTTAAAGAGGCGGGCGATTTTTTTTCTGTTAGAAGCATTTCTGCAACATAAAGGGGATGAGCGCGTTGTTGATATTTACGATGGTAAGCATCTTGTGTGCCCATCATGCGCAAGAATGCGTTGAGAAGGGGATTTTCAATGTCTTGATCTTCGTCCCAAGTTAAAGAGAGTTTGGCTTGGGATGCGTAAGTGGCTTGCAGACTCACTGTGGTCATGAGAATGCGTTCCAGATATAAGCCGGTATAGAAAAAACCGTTTCCTGTGTCTTGTAACATGGTGCGCATGACCATACCCCGGAATGAAGCCAGTTGATTTAAAGATGTTTCCAATCCGCGCCGAATTGCGATCATGGCAGAGGCGCCTAGGGTTATGCTTTGTTCCGCGTAGGAAGTGAGCGTTTGCTCTAATCGGTTGATGACAGACCATGCTTCGGGCGGGACGTAGTCTTGGAGTGCGTTAGCATTTTGTCTAGCTTGTCGCACGGAATTGAGTAAAGACGCGGCATTTTCTGAATCAAAAGTGATATGGAACGCTGTTTTGATATGATTTTCCTTAGAGAATTGTGGTAGGAAGGAATTATTGTAACCACTAGCGCGGCTTAATGCTTCCCAGAGCGGTTGCCAGAGAGGATTGTCGCCTAACGTTGATTCGAGTCGAACTTCATCTAAAATTGAAAACATGCGCGCGATGCATTCAGCGCGTTCTGTATAGCGACCTAACCAATAAAGTGATTCAGCTGGGCGACTGCCTAAATGATCTGTGATTGGGGCAAATGATCTGGATTGAACAGTGGCATGCGGAGTGGAATGAGGATTGGCGTCAACGATCCAGGTATCTTTAGCGACGTAAGGTGATTTTAAAAAGAGATGATCGTCTTTAACAAGTTTTGTTAGTCCGCCAGGTATGACTTCAATCCCGTTGCGATCGATTAAAATAAAACATCGCAAAATGAAGGGTTTGGCGTGGAGTGCGCCATATTTTGTCAAACAA
Coding sequences within:
- a CDS encoding transglutaminase family protein, which produces MNQFRIEHLTHYHYSGPVMESFAELRLAPLATPHQKLKQRILTIYPETQVNSYLDHYGNQVEFFSLASRHEEMKILSQCEVEIAAQPYHSEPLSIQSAQQLYQSLTPDYFDFLASTLLVPLGKPFERFISKWFPAPKPLGEALFDFTRFINEHFHYESGTTTVETPAIQIAKTKQGVCQDFAHFMLAVLRTAQIPTRYVSGYIESSSSANQPELVGAEASHAWVEVLMPDQTWRGYDPTNGIFTENRHIVLAIGRDYSDVPPFRGTYQGSQSLNLTVQVNVKRIN
- a CDS encoding circularly permuted type 2 ATP-grasp protein; translation: MTALLSNQTIVKRFAAPHLVARQENAQNVARALGMLVSPTLAYPKNQEAQLSLDLLPHQIEEKEWRHLEKGLTQVAQTFQSFLQDIYSEGKILKQPNFPFELVLNHPDYQRDYRILNLPDQLRLRFIVVDLVKENNHTWHIANLQLDAPSGIAYALQNRRIQSQIFPELREKVHVFSISQFPAQLLENLQSTSPASTSTKRIALLSEAATRHDEFEHGFLARKMGIILAKCQDLIVRDNVLHYKTIAGLQPIHTLLQFSAHSHLDPVTSGKPDGIPGLFQSWRSGMTQLVNPLGNRVAENRALFPWFSEMTHFYLQETPILNTLPTFLLADPNQKKKIQENPENFDFFQNGLTLRAIKNPNKALKQNSPSLLAHPKLNYETLSCLTKYGALHAKPFILRCFILIDRNGIEVIPGGLTKLVKDDHLFLKSPYVAKDTWIVDANPHSTPHATVQSRSFAPITDHLGSRPAESLYWLGRYTERAECIARMFSILDEVRLESTLGDNPLWQPLWEALSRASGYNNSFLPQFSKENHIKTAFHITFDSENAASLLNSVRQARQNANALQDYVPPEAWSVINRLEQTLTSYAEQSITLGASAMIAIRRGLETSLNQLASFRGMVMRTMLQDTGNGFFYTGLYLERILMTTVSLQATYASQAKLSLTWDEDQDIENPLLNAFLRMMGTQDAYHRKYQQRAHPLYVAEMLLTEKKSPASLNFCLRRLTDFFTRQIQNFEPGEQIVTQLSNQLTELIQLETLNSLLENIFHRASELHNLISDTFFQHQPFGETHTFNASFTS